One window of Metamycoplasma arthritidis genomic DNA carries:
- a CDS encoding lipoprotein yields the protein MKKSIKLLLTSASCTTILASGLLASTCDSSKKNLESQYEISKENEAKKDKNKSLEQTEDIEKQKNLDFYEINNNLNKINNSFNALKLKMDNFKLQENWIHNPLEVKKLIKDHKEWIEKLVELESQLIKVAKNTEESGDLVIIEKVENLKDEVANINAKVKESLAVLELTKEYQRNLFKNKIDEYLKDIQETWTFLKGIVNKDKNSKQMLYYLGELKSDYIKFVKNPSIEIDYESAIEEVEKDLKEIEKMEKEITEKLANPKTDNNQNTKKSYRN from the coding sequence ATGAAAAAATCAATTAAATTACTATTAACAAGTGCCTCATGCACAACAATTTTAGCATCCGGCTTGTTAGCTAGCACTTGTGATAGTTCTAAAAAAAATTTAGAATCCCAGTATGAAATATCAAAAGAAAATGAAGCAAAAAAAGATAAAAATAAATCTTTAGAACAAACTGAGGATATTGAAAAACAAAAAAACTTAGACTTTTATGAAATTAATAATAATTTAAACAAAATCAATAATTCTTTTAATGCTTTAAAGTTAAAAATGGATAACTTTAAACTTCAGGAAAATTGGATTCATAACCCGCTTGAAGTAAAAAAATTAATAAAAGATCATAAAGAATGGATTGAAAAATTAGTAGAGCTAGAATCGCAATTAATCAAGGTAGCAAAAAACACCGAGGAATCGGGCGACTTAGTTATTATTGAAAAAGTTGAAAACTTAAAAGATGAGGTTGCAAATATTAATGCCAAGGTTAAAGAAAGCTTAGCAGTTTTAGAACTAACAAAAGAATATCAAAGAAACCTTTTTAAAAATAAAATTGATGAATACTTAAAAGATATTCAAGAAACATGGACATTCCTAAAAGGAATAGTCAATAAAGATAAAAATTCAAAACAAATGTTGTACTATTTGGGAGAGTTAAAATCCGATTATATAAAATTTGTTAAAAATCCTTCAATAGAAATTGATTACGAAAGCGCAATAGAAGAAGTTGAAAAAGATTTAAAAGAAATTGAAAAAATGGAAAAAGAAATTACCGAAAAATTGGCTAATCCAAAAACCGATAATAATCAAAACACCAAAAAAAGTTACCGTAACTAA
- a CDS encoding lipoprotein, which translates to MKRSVKLLLTSVLGTTLFSASIIAAACTDKSKKPEEPKKPEKLDPKQENSDKEKPKTSEDTKKGQDHSPKQDDKQTPELDNPNKKNKEDSKQQENFETKKIENELINIETNITNIALKINNIEFERNTIKEDTKIDDLIKIWEKLIDQYQVLSNELKALTDKINKIEKLPYVTKKSQNLTRIQNLKRKINNFKEKISESLNVLIFLKKQQNNDIKIKQSKIDDYLSLFEEVLQDLKTEMLVLVDYGESKKEILETIKNDLSILKENYKTYVLKLANEINYEEAITRANANLGEIKTFEKEIDEKISSLNKSDNKTN; encoded by the coding sequence ATGAAAAGATCAGTTAAATTACTATTAACAAGTGTTTTAGGAACTACTTTATTTTCAGCAAGCATAATAGCAGCAGCTTGCACTGATAAAAGCAAAAAGCCAGAAGAACCTAAGAAACCTGAAAAATTAGATCCTAAACAAGAAAATTCTGATAAAGAGAAACCAAAAACTTCAGAAGATACAAAAAAAGGGCAAGATCATTCTCCAAAACAAGATGATAAGCAAACACCTGAATTAGATAATCCTAATAAAAAAAATAAAGAAGATTCAAAGCAGCAAGAAAACTTTGAAACTAAAAAAATTGAAAATGAATTAATTAATATTGAAACCAATATTACTAATATAGCGTTAAAAATAAATAATATAGAATTTGAAAGAAATACCATCAAAGAAGATACGAAAATAGACGATTTGATTAAAATTTGAGAAAAATTAATCGATCAATATCAAGTCCTATCTAATGAACTTAAAGCACTTACAGATAAAATTAATAAAATAGAAAAATTGCCTTATGTTACAAAAAAATCACAAAATTTAACCCGAATTCAAAATTTAAAACGAAAAATTAACAATTTTAAAGAAAAAATTAGTGAAAGCCTAAATGTTTTGATATTTCTTAAGAAGCAACAAAACAATGATATAAAAATAAAGCAAAGTAAAATTGATGATTATTTATCGCTTTTTGAAGAAGTTTTGCAAGATTTAAAAACTGAAATGTTGGTTCTGGTTGATTATGGTGAATCGAAAAAAGAAATTTTAGAAACAATAAAAAATGATTTGTCCATTTTAAAAGAAAATTATAAAACTTATGTTCTAAAACTTGCGAATGAAATAAATTATGAAGAAGCAATAACAAGAGCCAATGCAAATTTAGGGGAAATTAAAACTTTTGAAAAAGAGATTGATGAAAAAATTAGTTCTTTAAATAAGAGTGATAATAAAACTAATTAA
- a CDS encoding DNA-processing protein DprA has product MNNFIIYFDYKYNGDWDKIYHAFKNFENVDDDLAKQIARERIDLKEKIITILDDEYPAKLDMLRKPPFALHYLGNYSLINFEKSFCLTGNLEKDYIVDLLCHIDSLAKDVLVVLPSWKGINEKILEKCLTNDQPILVISKCGLRNEPFLEKIDFAKHKNVLVISEYPNKYHISRKTIFAYRRIVAALANNLVLLATSGPFLNNLVNNFLDCGKEVFCFAPEPNDNENSNLELINLGATLINDLTKPSQTGILVKKTAS; this is encoded by the coding sequence ATGAACAACTTTATTATTTACTTTGATTATAAATACAATGGCGATTGAGATAAAATTTATCATGCTTTTAAAAATTTTGAAAACGTTGACGATGACTTAGCCAAACAAATTGCAAGAGAAAGAATTGATCTAAAAGAAAAAATAATTACGATTTTAGATGATGAATATCCTGCTAAGTTAGATATGCTAAGAAAACCACCATTTGCTTTGCATTATTTAGGTAATTATTCACTAATCAATTTTGAAAAATCATTTTGTTTAACGGGAAATTTAGAAAAAGATTACATCGTTGATTTGTTGTGCCACATTGACAGTTTAGCTAAAGATGTTTTAGTAGTTTTGCCATCATGAAAAGGCATTAATGAAAAGATACTAGAAAAATGTTTGACAAATGATCAGCCAATTTTAGTTATAAGTAAATGCGGACTTAGAAATGAGCCTTTTTTAGAGAAAATTGATTTTGCAAAACACAAAAATGTTTTAGTAATAAGTGAATATCCTAATAAATATCACATTTCTAGAAAAACAATTTTTGCATATCGAAGAATAGTGGCGGCTCTGGCTAATAATTTGGTTTTACTTGCTACTAGCGGCCCATTTTTAAATAATTTGGTTAATAATTTTCTAGATTGTGGCAAAGAAGTATTTTGCTTTGCACCGGAGCCAAACGATAATGAAAATAGTAACTTAGAATTAATTAATTTAGGCGCAACTTTGATTAATGATTTAACAAAACCTTCGCAAACAGGAATTCTAGTTAAAAAAACAGCTTCATAA
- the deoD gene encoding purine-nucleoside phosphorylase, with translation MTPHINAKDGAFAKLVLMPGDPLRAKFIADNFLEDAKLVSDVRNVLMYTGYYQGNKVSVCASGMGTASIGIYSFELFNEYGVEAIVRIGSAGSFKAEIKNFDVILAKDAYGENVAFRESMIPNDRSNIATPDKKLNALILKNAKELNMPIKEERVLTEEAFYTTKSAQDRVELSGGAVCVEMESYSLFSVAERLNKKAACILTISDNLITHEYTTSEQRQNSFKEMMKLALSLAKDFQ, from the coding sequence ATGACCCCACATATTAATGCTAAAGATGGCGCTTTTGCAAAGCTTGTTTTAATGCCAGGCGATCCACTTAGAGCTAAATTTATCGCTGATAACTTTTTAGAAGATGCTAAATTAGTTTCAGATGTCAGAAATGTTTTAATGTATACAGGATATTACCAAGGAAATAAAGTTTCAGTTTGCGCATCAGGCATGGGGACCGCATCAATTGGTATCTATTCGTTTGAATTATTTAATGAATATGGTGTTGAAGCAATTGTTAGAATTGGCTCAGCCGGCTCTTTTAAAGCTGAAATTAAAAATTTTGATGTGATTTTAGCAAAAGATGCTTATGGTGAAAATGTCGCTTTTAGAGAATCAATGATACCAAATGACCGTAGCAATATCGCTACTCCTGACAAAAAACTAAACGCTTTAATTCTTAAAAATGCTAAAGAACTTAATATGCCGATTAAAGAAGAAAGAGTTCTAACTGAAGAAGCATTTTATACTACTAAAAGTGCTCAAGATAGAGTTGAGCTTTCTGGCGGTGCTGTTTGTGTGGAAATGGAATCTTATTCTTTATTCTCAGTTGCTGAACGCCTAAATAAAAAAGCAGCTTGTATTTTGACTATCTCAGATAATTTAATTACTCACGAATATACTACTAGTGAACAAAGACAAAATTCATTCAAAGAAATGATGAAATTAGCACTTAGTTTAGCTAAAGATTTTCAATAA
- a CDS encoding thymidine phosphorylase: MRIIDIISKKVEKQELSKEEINFFITGYTNGEIPDYQASALLMAIRLNGMSDTETAYLTEAMMYSGDTIDWSFLNRTIVDKHSTGGVGDKVSIALCPILAALGLTVAKMSGRGLGHTGGTLDKLESIEGYNISLSDSEFKEAVKAHNIAVVGQNQKLVPADKKIYALRDVTSTVQSIPLIASSIMSKKLATGSNCILLDVKCGNGAFMKNIDEAKKLGELMIAIGKKLGRNIAVEITNMQQPLGKSIGNKIEVLEAMDTLKGKGPLDFTEIIYSSASTLLMLANKAKSEAEAKKMVDEVIANGKAYEKFLEWIQVQKGNIKVFDDPKWFSPKYKYEIISKHEGYLKINSAIEFGLVAMKLGAGRAKKEDNIDFEAGIYLNKQTNDFVKQGEVMFTLYSSSPINKSLEADLLNAIEFSKQKHDVKLVFAKLS, encoded by the coding sequence ATGAGAATCATTGATATTATTAGTAAAAAAGTCGAAAAGCAAGAGTTAAGCAAAGAAGAAATCAATTTTTTTATTACCGGATATACTAATGGCGAAATTCCTGACTATCAAGCATCAGCATTGCTAATGGCAATCCGTCTAAACGGCATGAGTGACACTGAAACTGCTTACTTAACCGAAGCGATGATGTATTCGGGCGATACTATTGATTGAAGTTTTTTAAATCGAACCATTGTTGACAAACACTCAACGGGTGGAGTAGGCGACAAAGTAAGTATTGCACTTTGTCCTATCTTGGCCGCCTTAGGATTGACGGTTGCTAAGATGTCAGGAAGAGGACTGGGTCACACTGGCGGTACACTTGATAAATTAGAATCAATTGAAGGATATAACATTTCCTTAAGCGACTCTGAGTTTAAAGAAGCAGTTAAAGCACACAACATCGCCGTTGTTGGGCAAAACCAAAAGTTAGTTCCCGCTGATAAAAAAATCTATGCGCTTAGAGATGTTACTAGCACAGTGCAATCAATTCCTCTAATTGCTAGCTCAATTATGTCTAAGAAACTAGCAACCGGTTCTAATTGCATTTTGTTGGATGTTAAATGCGGAAACGGTGCATTCATGAAAAATATTGACGAAGCTAAAAAACTTGGCGAACTTATGATTGCAATTGGTAAAAAATTAGGTAGAAATATTGCTGTAGAAATTACTAATATGCAACAACCACTAGGAAAAAGCATTGGTAACAAAATCGAAGTTTTAGAAGCAATGGACACCCTAAAAGGCAAGGGGCCCCTTGATTTCACCGAGATTATTTATTCATCTGCTTCAACCTTATTAATGCTAGCTAACAAAGCAAAATCTGAAGCTGAAGCTAAGAAAATGGTTGATGAAGTAATCGCTAATGGTAAGGCATATGAAAAATTCTTAGAATGAATTCAAGTTCAAAAAGGTAATATTAAAGTTTTTGATGATCCAAAATGATTTAGTCCTAAATACAAATACGAAATTATTAGTAAACACGAAGGCTATCTAAAGATTAATTCAGCTATTGAATTTGGACTAGTTGCAATGAAATTGGGTGCAGGTCGTGCAAAAAAAGAAGATAACATTGACTTTGAAGCCGGAATTTATTTAAACAAACAAACAAATGATTTTGTAAAACAAGGCGAAGTGATGTTTACACTTTATTCATCATCACCAATTAATAAATCGCTTGAAGCAGATTTATTAAATGCTATTGAGTTTAGTAAACAAAAGCACGATGTAAAACTTGTCTTTGCAAAACTATCATAA
- the deoC gene encoding deoxyribose-phosphate aldolase, with protein sequence MKYNKLVDHTLLAPQATVHDIDKLIDEAIKYDFKSVCIAPTWIKHAKEKLAKSDVLVCTVIGFPLGSNATSVKVYETKIAIAHGADEIDMVINIGRFKNKEYEFVLNEIKAIKEECGSKTLKVIVETALLTNEEIAKVTEIVMQSGAEFIKTSTGFSYRGASFEDVEIMKRVAQDKLLIKASGGIKVGDDAIKMVELGANRLGMSKSIQIMEDLEKK encoded by the coding sequence ATGAAATACAATAAACTAGTGGATCATACCTTACTAGCTCCACAAGCAACTGTTCATGATATTGATAAATTAATTGATGAAGCAATTAAATACGACTTTAAATCAGTGTGCATTGCTCCAACTTGAATTAAACACGCTAAAGAAAAATTAGCTAAAAGTGATGTTTTAGTGTGTACAGTTATTGGCTTTCCATTAGGTTCAAATGCAACTAGTGTGAAGGTTTACGAAACTAAAATTGCAATCGCTCATGGCGCTGACGAAATTGATATGGTTATTAATATTGGCCGTTTCAAAAATAAAGAATACGAATTTGTTTTGAATGAAATTAAAGCAATTAAAGAAGAATGTGGTTCAAAAACTTTAAAAGTTATTGTTGAAACTGCTCTTTTAACTAATGAAGAAATTGCTAAGGTGACCGAAATTGTTATGCAATCAGGTGCTGAATTCATTAAAACTTCTACAGGCTTTTCATACCGTGGTGCTTCGTTTGAAGATGTTGAAATTATGAAAAGAGTGGCACAAGACAAATTACTTATCAAAGCATCAGGCGGCATTAAAGTTGGCGATGATGCAATTAAAATGGTTGAACTAGGAGCAAACCGTTTAGGAATGTCTAAATCAATTCAAATCATGGAAGACCTAGAAAAAAAATAA
- the upp gene encoding uracil phosphoribosyltransferase, whose product MLVLIKHPLIEIKLTEMRAAETSHKVFRSNLDEIASLMVYEVMRNYQTKPKKVITPIGVETIGKSFDREVVIIPILRAGLGMMQGILAMVPEARVGHIGIYRDEKTFQPIDYFFKIPDVPKDSYIMVVDPMLATGVSANDAINKLVNLGFSNIKLICLVGVQKGIDLIQKNHPNVDIYLASQDEKLNENNYIIPGLGDAGDRIFGTKAK is encoded by the coding sequence ATGCTAGTACTAATTAAGCACCCCTTAATTGAAATTAAATTAACTGAAATGCGTGCGGCTGAAACTTCCCACAAAGTTTTTAGAAGCAATTTAGACGAAATCGCCTCACTCATGGTTTATGAAGTGATGCGAAATTACCAAACTAAACCTAAAAAAGTAATCACCCCTATTGGCGTTGAAACGATTGGGAAATCTTTTGATAGAGAAGTTGTCATAATTCCGATCCTACGAGCAGGGCTAGGCATGATGCAAGGGATTTTAGCAATGGTGCCCGAAGCTAGAGTTGGACATATCGGAATCTATCGTGATGAAAAAACTTTTCAGCCTATTGATTACTTCTTTAAAATTCCTGATGTTCCTAAAGATAGCTATATCATGGTAGTTGATCCAATGCTGGCTACTGGTGTTAGCGCCAACGATGCCATCAATAAATTAGTAAATTTAGGATTCAGTAATATCAAGTTAATTTGTTTAGTCGGAGTGCAAAAAGGAATTGATTTAATTCAAAAAAATCACCCTAATGTTGATATTTATCTAGCTTCCCAAGATGAAAAATTAAATGAGAACAATTATATTATTCCTGGCTTGGGCGATGCTGGTGATAGAATCTTTGGTACTAAAGCAAAATAA
- a CDS encoding rhodanese-like domain-containing protein: MKKRLVFISILSSLTLLSSTSLLALSCENKISQTFSPKKLTTQEAAEMILKEKNNSNFVLMDIRTPGEWAEGYLKGAQKLDFRNENFSNELDKLDKNKTYLIYCRTDNRAQKAVELMRQKGFRHVYWMEQGYTKWSKEGREVYRPVEKENVYDLEISATKNTFKATSDLKITSKVNNLGYGKALETYNLSLELIDEKGSVLATKTLTNQQNGSEFNFESVFDSNLINQSGSIYTIKASLVIDNKVVANGIYKFKISNNATQLTKEDYRKNGAFDHFSDSKYDELNNEFLNENFGKNLLKYTVTNNKGEQKQLTDLIDKKKKTLALFATTTCLPCLEALKKLNNVDLDKFNYLKMMTSIDENDINGSIKKSEEVFDSENLKDQKDSTYYDANDFIWRDRMRFRTTPKLALLDEYGNVVNISEIDTSSDGAFIKSLKKIIKNTFNEDVDYKQNDDPQEKLQPDPSNPGNSNQDSKPKQDQESPDASKPDPKPNPEPDDPNLKNLTEYRTYEQRKKLHTLYQYDSDGHLKELYAKNLGHLVLRKSNGETITLKELLKDNDKPIALIYGATYCSHCMKAMRKYSNQDPSSLPYRLVYVMYHRGSNSSWNAVTQANGFDESKDKYLFRTGDWEIGKLANRVKAIPKVFILDKKMNVSDFLFSHTAMIDSWVEKIGNFLATNDESLTHKKD, translated from the coding sequence ATGAAAAAAAGATTAGTTTTTATTAGCATTCTGTCATCATTAACTCTACTATCATCTACTTCACTTTTAGCATTAAGTTGTGAAAATAAAATTTCACAAACATTTTCCCCTAAAAAATTAACAACCCAAGAAGCAGCGGAGATGATATTAAAAGAGAAAAACAATAGCAATTTTGTTTTGATGGATATTAGAACTCCGGGTGAATGAGCTGAAGGATATTTAAAAGGTGCCCAAAAACTAGATTTTAGAAACGAAAATTTTTCTAATGAGCTTGATAAATTAGATAAAAATAAAACTTATTTGATTTATTGTCGTACTGACAACCGCGCTCAAAAAGCAGTAGAGCTAATGCGCCAAAAAGGCTTTAGACATGTATATTGAATGGAACAAGGTTATACTAAATGAAGCAAAGAAGGCAGAGAAGTTTATAGACCGGTTGAAAAAGAAAATGTTTATGATTTAGAAATAAGTGCTACTAAAAATACTTTTAAGGCAACTAGTGATTTGAAGATAACTTCAAAAGTTAATAATTTAGGCTATGGTAAGGCCTTAGAAACTTACAATTTAAGCTTAGAGCTTATTGACGAAAAAGGCTCAGTATTAGCAACAAAAACTTTGACTAACCAACAAAATGGTTCTGAATTTAATTTTGAAAGTGTTTTCGATTCGAACTTAATTAATCAAAGCGGAAGTATTTACACGATCAAAGCTAGTTTGGTTATTGACAATAAGGTAGTTGCTAATGGTATTTACAAGTTCAAAATTTCTAATAATGCTACCCAACTAACAAAAGAAGATTATAGAAAAAATGGTGCTTTTGATCATTTTAGTGACAGTAAATATGATGAGTTAAATAATGAGTTTTTAAATGAAAACTTTGGCAAAAACTTACTAAAATACACAGTTACTAACAATAAAGGCGAACAAAAGCAACTTACTGATTTAATTGATAAAAAGAAAAAAACACTTGCTTTGTTTGCGACAACAACTTGTTTACCTTGTCTTGAGGCTCTTAAAAAGCTAAACAATGTTGATTTAGATAAGTTTAATTATTTGAAAATGATGACTTCTATTGACGAAAATGACATTAATGGTTCTATTAAAAAGTCTGAAGAAGTTTTTGATAGCGAGAATCTAAAAGATCAAAAAGATAGTACATACTACGATGCAAACGATTTTATTTGAAGAGATCGTATGCGTTTCCGCACCACTCCGAAACTTGCACTTTTAGATGAATATGGCAATGTAGTTAATATCTCTGAAATTGATACAAGTTCAGACGGGGCTTTTATTAAAAGTTTAAAGAAAATCATAAAAAATACTTTTAATGAAGACGTGGATTATAAACAAAATGACGATCCTCAAGAAAAATTACAACCAGATCCAAGTAATCCTGGCAATTCTAATCAAGACTCAAAACCAAAACAAGATCAAGAGTCTCCTGATGCTTCTAAACCCGATCCAAAACCAAACCCAGAACCAGACGATCCTAATTTAAAAAATTTGACTGAGTATCGTACATATGAGCAAAGAAAAAAACTTCATACTTTATATCAATATGATAGTGATGGGCATCTTAAAGAGTTATATGCCAAAAATTTAGGTCATTTGGTTTTGAGGAAGTCTAATGGTGAAACCATTACTTTAAAAGAGCTTCTAAAAGATAATGACAAACCGATAGCTCTAATCTATGGAGCGACATATTGTTCTCATTGTATGAAAGCAATGCGGAAATATTCAAATCAAGATCCATCATCTTTGCCTTATAGACTTGTTTATGTAATGTATCACAGAGGCTCAAACTCTAGTTGAAATGCCGTTACACAAGCTAATGGTTTTGATGAGTCGAAAGACAAATATTTGTTTAGAACAGGTGATTGAGAAATTGGTAAATTAGCAAATCGGGTTAAAGCTATTCCAAAAGTGTTTATTTTAGATAAAAAAATGAATGTTTCTGATTTCCTTTTTAGTCACACTGCAATGATTGATTCATGAGTTGAAAAAATTGGTAATTTCCTTGCAACAAACGACGAAAGTTTAACTCATAAAAAAGATTAA
- a CDS encoding Cof-type HAD-IIB family hydrolase, with protein sequence MADNKDSDKRRFLIALDLDGTLLADSANGTIHPKTEAAIKRAVSEGHIVSIITGRPWRSTQPIYEKLGLNAIVGNYNGAHIHNPHDPFFIPTISYLDLNEVLYILGDKKVAAEITNYAIEGPDWVQLKHRDPNLEKVFNFNQATKFREEIALEKLPLKPTGIIFDCKTTTDVVDLLTYLKRKYGDLGEFSSWSKGDGLSPIFDITAIGVGKGKVISLIMRYYNIDINDTVVIGDSFNDASMYEVGNVGVAPANAEPYIKQLATVVMKQTNKEGAVGHFIDAFLNNPEKYIKMGKKKQEEHRKDLQIVKADNFYGEDGK encoded by the coding sequence ATGGCAGACAATAAAGATTCAGATAAAAGACGATTCTTAATCGCTCTTGACTTGGATGGAACCTTATTAGCTGACTCAGCAAATGGCACAATCCATCCTAAAACCGAAGCGGCAATTAAAAGAGCAGTTTCCGAAGGGCATATTGTATCAATAATCACAGGACGCCCTTGAAGAAGCACTCAACCAATTTATGAAAAACTGGGACTAAACGCAATTGTTGGTAATTACAATGGTGCCCACATCCACAACCCTCATGACCCATTTTTTATTCCAACCATTTCATATCTTGACTTGAATGAAGTGCTTTATATTTTAGGAGATAAAAAAGTAGCAGCTGAAATCACCAACTATGCAATTGAAGGCCCCGATTGAGTGCAACTCAAACATCGTGACCCCAATTTAGAAAAAGTGTTTAATTTCAATCAAGCAACTAAATTCCGTGAAGAGATCGCACTAGAAAAATTGCCACTTAAACCAACCGGAATTATCTTTGACTGTAAAACTACTACCGATGTTGTTGATTTACTAACTTACTTAAAAAGAAAATATGGCGATTTAGGAGAATTTTCATCTTGATCTAAAGGTGATGGCCTTAGTCCAATTTTTGATATTACTGCAATTGGTGTAGGCAAAGGGAAAGTAATTTCATTGATTATGAGATACTACAATATCGATATCAACGACACTGTTGTTATTGGCGATTCATTTAACGATGCAAGCATGTATGAAGTTGGTAATGTCGGTGTGGCTCCAGCCAACGCTGAGCCTTATATTAAACAACTTGCAACCGTTGTTATGAAACAAACTAATAAAGAAGGTGCGGTTGGGCATTTTATTGATGCTTTTCTAAATAATCCAGAAAAATACATCAAGATGGGTAAGAAAAAACAAGAAGAACATCGTAAAGATCTTCAAATTGTAAAAGCTGATAATTTCTACGGTGAGGACGGCAAATAA
- a CDS encoding ribonuclease HIII, which translates to MRDVNIDYDLLIGVDETGVGDYFTPVISVSCFIPKTNLELVKELGVKDSKLLKENKIIELASKLKTLVKWKSLTLSQAGYNKLISAKINNNEIKTLIHSKTINNLLKVLDQKVDVLVDQYTISRQVYENHLIKLQSIKWLDFQKPNATIYLTTKAESKSLAVASASIIARSILLEKIKAQREQYNFNFSLGASKKIISEGLEFAKKFGLEELKKVSKFSFKITKEIIDILDEDKLF; encoded by the coding sequence ATGAGAGATGTCAACATTGATTATGACCTATTAATTGGTGTTGACGAAACGGGTGTGGGTGATTACTTCACGCCCGTTATTTCAGTATCATGTTTTATACCTAAAACGAACTTAGAATTAGTTAAAGAACTTGGGGTAAAAGATAGTAAATTATTAAAAGAAAACAAGATTATTGAACTCGCTAGTAAACTTAAAACGCTAGTAAAGTGAAAAAGTTTAACTTTAAGTCAAGCCGGTTATAACAAACTAATTAGTGCTAAGATCAACAATAATGAAATCAAAACACTAATTCATAGCAAAACCATTAATAATTTGCTTAAAGTTTTAGATCAAAAAGTAGATGTTTTAGTTGACCAATATACAATTAGCCGGCAAGTATATGAAAATCATCTTATTAAACTTCAAAGCATTAAATGACTTGATTTTCAAAAGCCAAACGCAACGATTTACTTAACAACTAAAGCCGAAAGTAAATCACTAGCAGTGGCATCTGCTTCAATTATAGCTAGAAGCATTTTGCTAGAAAAAATCAAAGCTCAACGTGAGCAATATAATTTTAATTTTAGTCTTGGTGCAAGTAAAAAAATTATTTCTGAAGGTTTAGAATTCGCAAAAAAATTCGGTCTAGAAGAACTTAAGAAAGTTAGCAAATTTTCTTTTAAAATTACAAAAGAAATAATTGACATCTTGGATGAGGATAAACTTTTTTAA
- the rpsT gene encoding 30S ribosomal protein S20, with translation MANIKSKQKAILYNQKANAYNSAVKSTVKTAIKKAKLAADQQDAKLSDFVSKAHHEIDKAVSKGVLHKNNGSRKASRLDAYVQSKQQ, from the coding sequence ATGGCAAATATTAAATCAAAACAAAAAGCAATTCTTTACAATCAAAAAGCAAATGCATACAATAGTGCAGTTAAATCAACTGTTAAAACTGCAATTAAAAAAGCAAAATTAGCTGCTGATCAACAAGATGCTAAATTAAGTGATTTTGTATCAAAAGCACACCACGAAATTGACAAAGCAGTTTCAAAAGGCGTGTTACATAAAAATAATGGCTCAAGAAAAGCAAGCCGTTTAGATGCATACGTTCAAAGTAAACAACAATAA
- the rpsP gene encoding 30S ribosomal protein S16, whose protein sequence is MVKLRLKRVGKKFHAQYKIVAADARSPRDGKFIEELGHYDPHAKKLTLNKELLTKYLDQGAKPTDTVRTLLKQEQFYSNYIASKK, encoded by the coding sequence ATGGTTAAATTGAGACTAAAAAGAGTTGGCAAAAAATTTCACGCACAATATAAAATTGTTGCCGCTGATGCAAGAAGCCCTCGTGATGGTAAATTTATTGAAGAACTAGGACACTACGATCCTCACGCTAAAAAACTTACTTTAAATAAAGAACTTCTAACTAAATACCTAGATCAAGGTGCAAAACCAACTGACACTGTAAGAACATTACTTAAACAAGAACAATTCTATTCAAATTACATTGCAAGCAAAAAATAG